In Anopheles gambiae chromosome 2, idAnoGambNW_F1_1, whole genome shotgun sequence, a single window of DNA contains:
- the LOC1269948 gene encoding protein lethal(2)denticleless, translated as MNTVLNLRNRESGSGFASQYDAPLCRLQVHERDSWNGITPSTFSADYNPSPPILAAKFSKCQGKQHILAIANEDGKIALQDTNLTNREPGGERALEGIQCHYNAVFDLEWMPGVMKLVTASGDHTAKLWTLGESEMLCTQTFRGHSRSVKTVAFRRDDSAVFATGGRDGAILIWDIRAQVGLDMIPRADNCIYSGHAGGPGTPLSHRKRTRQTPKIPTQGCSSSITGLAFQDGNTLISCGAGDGVVKVWDTRRHYTSHQREPMPKYSFSYAGTTTLKGFTNLAIDERRHRLYVNCMDNHIYCYNISSYDGKPLQRYGGFNNGTFYVKAALSSDGQYLISGSSDERCYIWNVDNPNPLVKLSGHSAEVTSVAWMQSDRDVRLVTCSDDARHKVWRIGPEEMDSDEQQQLRGTAEYCDSYRSDQAEKQRLKALEFTPRSVRGLVQRNETTPSTQADPTRTPKASSAAFKMGAGGCFSAGATSSERPGKRSFSEMADKDGQSCPPVKRSYREEGRGRRLFSPANSKSSFSFTALEIAASSSSSRSLNVILEATDELTTVGLSPCKSPLATANLNIRSPDQPPSSLALRCASPTLNLILPNFVIDGEAPHLVNVLAASGGSERADGVVVGQTNGSTVGEGSGSGGGGGGGGVAVKRKLREHIDWLTKIRKQKQLQAAKGIENSYGTAMERVTASQLLSPRLQQLKSCGDEGGGGGGGGTVASSVGPSENKHQQQETNHLPGNAASSSSSETPTTPRRRSSWAWNSSSSPHGEHGDDTGQLRGTRTTPRSRRYSTNGMRGVLPVTSETASIRRFLTVTTPTSRTNAQASN; from the exons ATGAATACAGTGTTGAATTTGCGGAACCGCGAGTCGGGCAGCG GTTTCGCCTCTCAGTATGATGCCCCCCTGTGCCGGTTGCAGGTGCACGAGCGGGACAGCTGGAACGGTATTACGCCCTCCACCTTTTCGGCCGACTACAACCCATCGCCACCGATCCTGGCGGCCAAATTTTCCAAATGCCAGGGCAAGCAGCACATACTGGCGATCGCAAACGAGGATGGCAAGATTGCGCTACAGGATACGAACCTCACGAACCGGGAACCGGGCGGTGAGCGGGCACTGGAAGGAATCCAGTGCCACTACAATGCGGTGTTCGATCTCGAGTGGATGCCGGGAGTCATGAAGCTGGTGACGGCTTCGGGCGACCACACCGCGAAGCTGTGGACGCTCGGCGAGTCGGAAATGCTGTGTACGCAAACGTTCCGCGGCCACTCGCGCTCGGTCAAGACGGTCGCGTTCCGGCGGGACGATTCGGCCGTGTTTGCGACGGGCGGGCGGGACGGTGCGATACTGATCTGGGACATCCGGGCGCAGGTCGGGTTGGACATGATCCCGCGGGCGGACAACTGCATCTACAGCGGGCATGCCGGTGGACCGGGCACACCGCTCTCGCACCGCAAACGAACGCGCCAAACGCCAAAGATACCGACGCagggctgcagcagcagcattacgGGGCTCGCGTTCCAGGACGGCAACACGCTGATCTCGTGCGGTGCGGGCGACGGTGTGGTGAAGGTGTGGGATACGCGCCGCCACTACACCAGCCACCAGCGGGAACCGATGCCAAAGTATAGCTTCTCGTACGCGGGCACGACGACGCTGAAGGGCTTCACCAATCTCGCGATCGACGAGCGGCGGCACCGGCTGTACGTGAACTGCATGGACAATCACATCTACTGCTACAACATCTCGTCGTACGATGGGAAGCCGCTGCAGCGGTACGGTGGCTTTAACAACGGCACGTTCTACGTGAAGGCGGCGCTCAGCTCCGACGGCCAGTACCTGATCAGCGGGTCGAGCGACGAGCGCTGCTACATCTGGAACGTGGACAATCCGAACCCGCTGGTGAAGCTGTCCGGCCACTCGGCCGAGGTGACGAGCGTGGCCTGGATGCAGAGCGACCGTGACGTGCGCCTAGTGACGTGCAGTGACGATGCGCGCCACAAGGTGTGGCGCATCGGGCCGGAAGAGATGGATTcggacgagcagcagcagctccgcgGCACGGCGGAGTATTGCGACTCGTATCGCTCGGACCAGGCGGAAAAGCAGCGGCTCAAGGCGCTCGAATTTACGCCCCGCTCGGTGCGTGGATTGGTGCAGCGGAACGAAACGACACCGAGCACGCAGGCCGACCCGACCCGCACGCCGAAAGCATCCAGTGCAGCGTTTAAGATGGGTGCGGGCGGTTGCTTCAGTGCCGGTGCGACATCGTCCGAACGGCCCGGCAAGCGTTCGTTCTCGGAAATGGCCGACAAGGACGGGCAAAGTTGTCCACCGGTGAAGCGATCGTACCGTGAGGAAGGCCGCGGTCGTCGCCTGTTCAGTCCAGCCAACTCCAAATCGTCCTTTAGCTTTACCGCGCTCGAGATCGCCGCCAGCTCGTCCTCGTCGCGCAGCCTCAACGTGATACTGGAAGCGACGGATGAGCTGACGACGGTCGGACTGTCGCCGTGCAAGTCGCCGCTAGCCACCGCGAACCTCAACATCCGCTCGCCGGACCAACCACCCTCATCGCTGGCGCTTCGTTGCGCATCGCCCACGTTAAACCTGATCCTGCCGAACTTTGTGATCGACGGGGAAGCGCCACACCTGGTGAACGTGCTGGCCGCATCCGGTGGCAGTGAGCGGGCCGATGGAGTAGTGGTAGGACAGACCAATGGCTCGACAGTCGGTGAAGGTTCCGgaagtggcggtggtggtggtggtggtggtgttgccgTGAAGCGAAAGCTACGCGAGCACATCGACTGGCTGACCAAGATCCGGAAGCAGAAGCAGCTCCAGGCGGCAAAGGGCATCGAGAACAGCTACGGCACGGCAATGGAGCGGGTGACGGCATCACAGCTGCTCTCGCCACGGCTTCAGCAGTTGAAATCGTGTGGTGATGagggtggtggaggaggtggtggaggGACAGTGGCTAGTAGTGTAGGGCCGAGTGAGAacaaacaccagcagcaggaaacGAATCACCTTCCAGGAAACGCGGCTTCGAGCAGCAGCTCAGAAACACCGACCACGCCACGGCGACGATCATCCTGGGCGTGGAATTCGAGCAGCAGTCCACACGGTGAGCACGGTGACGACACAGGGCAGCTGCGCGGTACACGCACAACGCCCCGAAGCCGACGGTACTCGACGAATGGTATGCGGGGTGTGCTACCGGTCACCTCGGAGACGGCTTCCATCAGGCGCTTTCTTACGGTGACGACACCCACCAGCCGGACCAACGCGCAAGCATCCAATTGA
- the LOC4576533 gene encoding mitochondrial import inner membrane translocase subunit Tim10B, with translation MDYELRNIKDFLQLYNKITDMCFNSCVDNLFGRDLTREEVSCADNCVLKFTNVNQRLLKVYVGVQSDINQRRLAEMETQQAKMVAEAQQQQQQEQQAAAAAAVPATPEVATASNSTEPSVA, from the exons ATGGATTACGAATTACGGAAT aTCAAGGATTTTCTGCAACTGTACAACAAAATCACCGATATGTGTTTTAACTCCTGCGTGGACAATCTGTTCGGCCGGGATCTGACGCGTGAGGAAGTATCGTGCGCTGATAATTGTGTCCTAAAGTTTACCAACGTAAATCAGCGATTGTTGAAGGTGTATGTTGGCGTGCAGTCGGACATTAACCAGCGCCGGTTGGCTGAGATGGAGACACAGCAGGCAAAAATGGTAGCAgaagcacagcagcagcagcaacaagagcaacaagcagcagcagcagcagcagttccagCAACGCCCGAAGTGGCCACTGCATCAAACTCTACAGAACCTTCCGTAGCATAA
- the LOC1269946 gene encoding lethal(2)neighbour of tid protein 2, with the protein MGKIPANQPKSVPPVPRKEPQTLLAKIRKEYVSLTFAKSLIFDPARLPLISILILAAELVLNVFVVQNVRYTEIDWKAYMQECEGFLNGTTDYSQLRGDTGPLVYPAGFVYIYSALYFLTSHGTNIRLAQYVFIGIYLLQLMLVLRLYCKSRKVPPYVMVITIFTSYRIHSIYVLRLFNDPIAILFLYAALNAFIDGRWTLGSVMLSLGVSVKMNILLFAPAILLLYITNLGWLKTALQLTVCGVIQLILGAPFLLTHPWQYLKGSFDLGRVFEHKWTVNYRFLEPEVFESKVFHLALLGLHLTLLLVFASPCYKYFQNYCRLRHLEMMLMPQIEAQNRAEKDKVKKGKQSKAKALPAAKGDNGEEKLTQDQEKFLKSFEKGIKKMSGKQQQQQNVAPVETESPAAANPAANKFSIHFDRSTQLALLPIFLSNFIGIVCARSLHYQFYVWYFHSLPYLTWYTEYTNSLKFLLLLLLEFCWNTYPSTVLSSVVLHACHVCLLVGIGRKLFRRIPDLAQLNNKTE; encoded by the exons ATGGGGAAAATTCCAGCCAATCAACCGAAATCGGTGCCGCCGGTGCCGCGGAAGGAACCGCAAACTCTGCTCGCCAAGATACGCAAGGAGTACGTAAGCTTAACGTTTGCCAAATCGCTCATCTTCGACCCGGCCCGGTTGCCGCTGATCTCGATCCTAATTTTGGCCGCTGAGTTGGTGCTGAACGTGTTCGTGGTGCAAAATGTGCGCTACACCGAAATCGACTGGAAGGCGTACATGCAGGAGTGTGAAGGGTTTCTCAACGGCACCACCGACTATTCGCAGCTGCGAG GTGATACCGGCCCGCTCGTCTATCCTGCCGGGTTTGTCTACATCTACAGCGCGCTGTACTTCCTAACATCACACGGCACCAACATTCGCTTGGCCCAGTATGTCTTCATTGGCATCTATCTGCTTCAACTGATGCTCGTACTCCGGCTGTACTGTAAGAGCCGTAAAGTCCCCCCATACGTGATGGTCATTACCATTTTCACCTCCTACCGGATTCACTCCATCTACGTGCTGCGGTTGTTTAACGATCCGATTGCGATCCTGTTCCTTTACGCCGCCCTGAATGCGTTCATTGACGGTCGATGGACGCTCGGCAGCGTAATGCTCAGCTTGGGCGTTTCGGTAAAGATGAACATCCTTCTGTTTGCTCCGGCCATTCTGCTGCTGTACATTACCAATCTGGGATGGCTGAAAACGGCCCTTCAGCTGACGGTCTGTGGAGTGATACAGCTGATCCTGGGTGCTCCGTTCCTTCTTACCCATCCGTGGCAGTACCTTAAGGGCAGCTTCGATTTGGGGCGCGTGTTCGAGCACAAGTGGACAGTAAACTATCGCTTCCTCGAGCCGGAAGTGTTCGAAAGTAAGGTGTTTCATCTGGCACTGCTCGGACTGCATCTCACGCTGCTGCTCGTGTTTGCATCGCCCTGCTACAAGTACTTCCAAAATTACTGCCGCCTGCGCCACCTGGAGATGATGCTGATGCCACAGATAGAGGCACAAAATCGGGCTGAAAAGGATAAGGTGAAGAAGGGTAAGCAATCGAAAGCCAAAGCATTGCCGGCTGCTAAAGGAGACAACGGGGAGGAAAAGCTAACGCAGGATCAGGAAAAGTTTTTGAAATCGTTTGAAAAGGGCATTAAAAAGATGTCcggtaagcagcagcagcagcagaatgtCGCCCCGGTGGAAACGGAATCACCGGCAGCAGCGAACCCAGCGGCCAACAAATTTTCCATCCACTTCGATCGATCCACCCAACTCGCGCTGCTCCCCATTTTCCTGTCCAACTTTATCGGCATCGTTTGTGCGCGTAGCTTGCACTACCAATTTTACGTGTGGTACTTCCACAGCTTGCCCTACCTCACTTGGTACACGGAGTATACGAACAGTTTGaagtttttgcttcttctgctgctggaATTCTGCTGGAACACGTACCCGAGCACGGTACTGAGCAGCGTGGTCCTGCACGCCTGCCACGTGTGCCTGCTGGTTGGCATTGGAAGGAAATTGTTCCGTCGGATTCCGGATCTTGCTCAGCTGAACAATAAGACAGAGTAA
- the LOC1269949 gene encoding collagenase has product MKSSTLLLLVVLGCVLPAAEIVALHCNPSGNENVTANGRPAYAGQFPHHALLVVRFGEDETRHCSGALVDEKHVVTVAQCVVGSSSVEVHLGSNCLLADESDKFRYVFTAVEFTVRDGYDTETFVNDVAVVRFTDEAVRLPPWVKPVRLPEVDEDQYVGQEVLSSGYGLMDYGTDGAADGLQYMRLVVLELEACQAEFDFVMPGTGRFCAQEADHERNCVSDVGSPLVRKEGRLQEYVLLGLTSFGQKFACSQGNPGALQEMREHATWVREVLSME; this is encoded by the coding sequence ATGAAGTCGtccacgctgctgctgctggtggtctTGGGATGTGTCCTGCCCGCAGCCGAGATCGTCGCACTGCACTGCAATCCGTCGGGCAACGAGAACGTAACCGCCAACGGTAGACCGGCGTACGCTGGCCAGTTCCCACACCACGCCCTGCTGGTCGTGCGCTTCGGTGAGGACGAAACACGCCACTGCAGCGGTGCACTGGTCGACGAAAAGCACGTGGTAACGGTGGCACAGTGCGTTGTCGGTAGCAGCTCCGTCGAGGTACATCTCGGCTCGAACTGTCTGCTTGCGGACGAGTCCGACAAGTTCCGGTATGTGTTTACGGCCGTCGAGTTTACCGTCCGCGACGGGTACGATACGGAAACGTTCGTGAACGATGTGGCCGTGGTGCGATTTACCGATGAGGCTGTGCGTCTTCCGCCGTGGGTAAAGCCGGTGCGTTTGCCGGAGGTGGATGAGGATCAGTACGTGGGGCAGGAAGTGCTGTCGAGCGGGTACGGTTTGATGGACTACGGTACGGACGGTGCTGCCGATGGGCTGCAGTACATGCGGTTGGTTGTGCTGGAGCTGGAGGCTTGCCAGGCGGAGTTTGACTTCGTGATGCCCGGCACGGGACGGTTCTGTGCGCAGGAGGCGGACCACGAGCGCAACTGTGTGAGTGACGTGGGCAGCCCGCTGGTGCGCAAGGAGGGTCGGCTGCAGGAGTACGTGCTGCTCGGATTGACCAGCTTCGGGCAGAAGTTTGCGTGCAGCCAGGGTAACCCGGGTGCGCTGCAGGAGATGCGCGAGCATGCCACGTGGGTGCGGGAGGTGTTGTCGATGGAATAG
- the LOC133391144 gene encoding L-seryl-tRNA(Sec) kinase, producing MARICLNVLVGIPGSGKTTYCQQLVALPGRRFAVVHVCYDSYIKIDRHYDTFRDVTGLYKTSRQKLLTYIEMIIHALKENDHSQLDEALFRLRQEFKHELCISSSLMRSDVVFVIDDNNYYRSMRVEWQKIARKLSIGYFESYFDTSLSLALERNRERALPIGEDVINRMWARLEKPCGKLYHQEHDFITINGLSVDYEVIVTKIQYCFEHPQESPAVQMVAEPMEQSNVHKVDIILRKLVSKKITEAKDSMTATKQNLQSYVKVLQERKKYVLEQIRTRELDVAEEMMNNIVEDLF from the coding sequence ATGGCTAGAATATGTTTGAACGTGCTTGTCGGCATCCCGGGGTCAGGGAAAACCACCTACTGTCAGCAGCTCGTTGCGTTACCGGGCCGAAGGTTTGCAGTTGTTCACGTATGTTATGATTCGTACATCAAGATTGATCGTCATTATGATACGTTTCGGGATGTGACCGGTTTGTACAAGACAAGCCGTCAGAAGCTATTAACTTACATTGAAATGATCATACATGCGCTGAAAGAGAACGATCACTCTCAACTAGATGAAGCGTTGTTTCGTTTGCGTCAAGAATTTAAACATGAATTGTGCATTTCTTCAAGCCTAATGCGCTCAGACGTTGTGTTCGTAATCGATGATAATAACTACTACAGAAGCATGCGCGTAGAATGGCAAAAGATTGCCCGGAAACTTTCCATCGGTTATTTCGAATCCTATTTCGACACGTCTCTTTCGCTTGCTCTGGAACGGAATCGGGAAAGAGCCCTTCCAATCGGTGAAGATGTAATCAATCGTATGTGGGCGCGTTTAGAAAAACCATGCGGCAAGCTTTACCACCAAGAGCATGACTTCATAACAATTAACGGCCTCAGTGTCGATTACGAAGTCATTGTGACAAAGATACAATATTGCTTTGAACATCCTCAGGAAAGCCCAGCAGTACAGATGGTAGCAGAACCGATGGAACAATCAAACGTTCACAAGGTAGACATTATTTTGAGAAAATTGGTATCAAAAAAGATCACCGAAGCGAAAGATTCGATGACGGCAACGAAGCAAAATTTGCAATCGTACGTCAAAGTGCTGCAGGAAAGGAAAAAGTACGTACTGGAGCAGATTCGAACGCGTGAGCTTGATGTAGCGGAGGAAATGATGAATAACATTGTAGAAGACTTATTCtaa